A region of Vanessa tameamea isolate UH-Manoa-2023 chromosome 21, ilVanTame1 primary haplotype, whole genome shotgun sequence DNA encodes the following proteins:
- the LOC113395240 gene encoding splicing factor ESS-2 homolog isoform X1 produces the protein MTQENRTPRPGEAALQNMQLLKKESSVFKVPKVPPKKKTTKQSNILDEEVYVEGIARIIQRDFFPDLEKLKAQNDYLEATENKDYARLREIARKYSGSRPPTEPYNTPATFDTPTVGRPYSPSNTESPAVSTKSTDSDTEKPKDLLEKYSLDSFLAMHTSEDNASYDRVIALEDKKRASKFASQMEAEVTSAALADAALTLPSIERQADQSERPQELDTWRYRAKNFIMYVPEGRAAGGARAAALQHRNTRLHRQPFDPARNKEAITALARSQDATVKGKIGVDGVSIVQEKPTAEYSFVATPSPRPGDGPDRSPLMTWGEIEGTPFRLDGGDTPLPAAGAGAAYRMLECGARERLALQLSERGARGRRTHSPRAPPHSFRTNTERLASMSPAARKLAAKHLLSPRLKLTPNDVGILSHTPKRNRTPRTPLVTTPSASTSSKNVSAAPSTSGSDSAGVTTDNNITDNLLQINVAKRTRLKAQDFFN, from the exons ATGACACAGGAAAATAGGACACCAAGACCGGGGGAAGCGGCGTTGCAAAATATGCAATTGCTTAAGAAAGAGAGTTCCGTTTTCAAAGTTCCCAAAGTGCCCCCcaaaaagaaaacaacaaaacaGTCTAATATTTTAGACGAAGAAGTTTACGTTGAG GGCATAGCAAGGATAATTCAAAGAGATTTTTTCCCTGATTTAGAGAAATTAAAAGCACAGAATGATTATTTAGAGGCAACAGAAAATAAAGACTATGCAAGGCTCAGAGAAATAGCGCGCAAATACAGTGGAAGTAGACCTCCTACAGAACCAT ataATACTCCGGCAACATTTGACACACCAACTGTTGGCAGACCCTATTCACCGTCCAATACAGAGTCTCCAGCAGTTTCAACAAAGTCCACTGATAGTGATACAGAAAAACCAAAGgacttattagaaaaatattctttgg ATTCATTTCTCGCAATGCACACCAGCGAAGACAATGCCAGCTACGATCGTGTGATTGCACTCGAAGATAAGAAACGCGCGTCAAAGTTCGCATCACAGATGGAGGCAGAAGTAACGTCAGCGGCTCTCGCAGACGCCGCGCTCACCCTGCCGTCTATAGAGCGGCAAGCCGACCAGAGCGAGCGGCCACAAGAG CTGGACACGTGGCGGTACCGCGCCAAGAACTTCATAATGTACGTCCCGGAGgggcgcgcggcgggcggcgcgcgcgcggccgcGCTGCAGCACCGCAACACGCGCCTGCACCGCCAGCCCTTCGACCCCGCGCGGAACAAGGAGGCCATCACCGCGCTGGCCCGGAGCCAG GATGCCACGGTTAAAGGGAAGATCGGAGTGGACGGCGTCAGCATAGTACAAGAGAAGCCCACGGCCGAGTACTCGTTCGTGGCGACCCCGTCGCCCCGCCCCGGGGACGGACCCGACCGGTCCCCTCTGATGACGTGGGGGGAGATCGAGGGGACCCCCTTCAGACTGGACGGCGGCGATACGCCTCTGCCGGC AgccggcgcgggcgcggccTACCGCATGCTGGAGTGCGGCGCGCGCGAGCGCCTGGCGCTGCAGCTGTCGgagcgcggcgcgcgcggccgCCGCACGCActcgccgcgcgcgccgccgcacAG TTTCAGAACGAACACCGAGAGACTGGCGAGCATGTCGCCGGCGGCCAGGAAATTAGCCGCGAAACATTTGCTCTCCCCGCGTCTGAAGTTGACCCCTAATGATGTGGGAATTCTCTCACACACCCCCAAGCGGAATCGGACCCCGAGGACGCCTCTCGTGACGACGCCGAGCGCGTCGACTTCCTCCAAAAATGTCTCAGCCGCACCGTCTACTTCCGGAAGTGACAGTGCCGGCGTTACGACAGATAACAATATCACAGATAATCTTTTACAGATTAATGTAGCGAAGAGGACGAGATTAAAAGCTCAGGACTTCTTTAATTAA
- the LOC113395240 gene encoding splicing factor ESS-2 homolog isoform X2 — translation MTQENRTPRPGEAALQNMQLLKKESSVFKVPKVPPKKKTTKQSNILDEEVYVEGIARIIQRDFFPDLEKLKAQNDYLEATENKDYARLREIARKYSGSRPPTEPYNTPATFDTPTVGRPYSPSNTESPAVSTKSTDSDTEKPKDLLEKYSLDSFLAMHTSEDNASYDRVIALEDKKRASKFASQMEAEVTSAALADAALTLPSIERQADQSERPQELDTWRYRAKNFIMYVPEGRAAGGARAAALQHRNTRLHRQPFDPARNKEAITALARSQDATVKGKIGVDGVSIVQEKPTAEYSFVATPSPRPGDGPDRSPLMTWGEIEGTPFRLDGGDTPLPAFRTNTERLASMSPAARKLAAKHLLSPRLKLTPNDVGILSHTPKRNRTPRTPLVTTPSASTSSKNVSAAPSTSGSDSAGVTTDNNITDNLLQINVAKRTRLKAQDFFN, via the exons ATGACACAGGAAAATAGGACACCAAGACCGGGGGAAGCGGCGTTGCAAAATATGCAATTGCTTAAGAAAGAGAGTTCCGTTTTCAAAGTTCCCAAAGTGCCCCCcaaaaagaaaacaacaaaacaGTCTAATATTTTAGACGAAGAAGTTTACGTTGAG GGCATAGCAAGGATAATTCAAAGAGATTTTTTCCCTGATTTAGAGAAATTAAAAGCACAGAATGATTATTTAGAGGCAACAGAAAATAAAGACTATGCAAGGCTCAGAGAAATAGCGCGCAAATACAGTGGAAGTAGACCTCCTACAGAACCAT ataATACTCCGGCAACATTTGACACACCAACTGTTGGCAGACCCTATTCACCGTCCAATACAGAGTCTCCAGCAGTTTCAACAAAGTCCACTGATAGTGATACAGAAAAACCAAAGgacttattagaaaaatattctttgg ATTCATTTCTCGCAATGCACACCAGCGAAGACAATGCCAGCTACGATCGTGTGATTGCACTCGAAGATAAGAAACGCGCGTCAAAGTTCGCATCACAGATGGAGGCAGAAGTAACGTCAGCGGCTCTCGCAGACGCCGCGCTCACCCTGCCGTCTATAGAGCGGCAAGCCGACCAGAGCGAGCGGCCACAAGAG CTGGACACGTGGCGGTACCGCGCCAAGAACTTCATAATGTACGTCCCGGAGgggcgcgcggcgggcggcgcgcgcgcggccgcGCTGCAGCACCGCAACACGCGCCTGCACCGCCAGCCCTTCGACCCCGCGCGGAACAAGGAGGCCATCACCGCGCTGGCCCGGAGCCAG GATGCCACGGTTAAAGGGAAGATCGGAGTGGACGGCGTCAGCATAGTACAAGAGAAGCCCACGGCCGAGTACTCGTTCGTGGCGACCCCGTCGCCCCGCCCCGGGGACGGACCCGACCGGTCCCCTCTGATGACGTGGGGGGAGATCGAGGGGACCCCCTTCAGACTGGACGGCGGCGATACGCCTCTGCCGGC TTTCAGAACGAACACCGAGAGACTGGCGAGCATGTCGCCGGCGGCCAGGAAATTAGCCGCGAAACATTTGCTCTCCCCGCGTCTGAAGTTGACCCCTAATGATGTGGGAATTCTCTCACACACCCCCAAGCGGAATCGGACCCCGAGGACGCCTCTCGTGACGACGCCGAGCGCGTCGACTTCCTCCAAAAATGTCTCAGCCGCACCGTCTACTTCCGGAAGTGACAGTGCCGGCGTTACGACAGATAACAATATCACAGATAATCTTTTACAGATTAATGTAGCGAAGAGGACGAGATTAAAAGCTCAGGACTTCTTTAATTAA
- the LOC113395222 gene encoding uncharacterized protein LOC113395222, with amino-acid sequence MDLSVDEFIEGLFSKEAFEQPSDTKKPEDLEMRIPEWFDEKQFNQARRFYWDNCFQFTSSMLLGLVAVFAIPSILRVLVGSRRSSSTYTAYKRYLSTLLHTVSWFENELKPGSTSWKSLLAVRNRHVRASLAANVKGQGIVSQRDLALTQFGFIGLSLLKTDSFGIRQMEDGDWEAYNHFWRVIGHAIGIEDRYNICRADVQQTRRVCRALLERVYAPSLERVPEHFEHMARVMLDGMWSVNPTVHVDAMLYWTRYLCEVPGFVYTESDRIDLQRRIREKSNGNSDDIGVDTTSLLTAEPLIELPKAPPRLLYLRDYDSIDTIPVYKKLPLAARYKMALNAIIAVFYGSYVGRLYLNLNFRFSLLLMKYFPYVAFFRFGVLASYVRIFSEDPTDDEEPKPNAEYYKERPPLPLYKELLSLLW; translated from the exons atggatttaagCG TCGACGAATTCATCGAGGGTCTGTTCTCCAAAGAGGCTTTCGAGCAGCCCTCCGACACGAAGAAGCCAGAGGATCTGGAAATGAGAATACCTGAGTGGTTTGACGAAAAACAGTTTAATCA AGCACGGCGCTTCTACTGGGACAACTGCTTCCAATTCACGTCATCGATGCTCTTGGGTCTCGTCGCGGTGTTCGCGATACCTTCAATATTGCGAGTGCTCGTCGGCTCCAGACGGTCCTCCTCCACCTACACCGCGTACAAACGCTACCTCTCCACCCTATTGCATACCGTCTCTTGGTTCGAGAATGAACTTAAACCCGGCAGCac ttccTGGAAGTCTCTGTTGGCAGTCCGCAACCGACACGTGAGAGCCAGCTTAGCGGCCAATGTAAAAGGACAGGGGATAGTTTCCCAACGCGACTTGGCTCTCACGCAGTTTGGTTTCATCGGCTTGTCATTATTGAAAACAGATTCATTTGGAATCAGACAAATGGAGGACGGCGACTGGGAAGCCTACAATCATTTCTGGAGAGTTATCGGGCACGCCATCGGCATAGAAGACAG GTACAACATCTGCCGCGCGGACGTGCAGCAGACGCGGCGCGTGTGCCGCGCGCTGCTCGAGCGCGTGTACGCGCCGAGCCTGGAGCGCGTGCCCGAGCACTTCGAGCACATGGCGCGCGTCATGCTGGACGGCATGTGGAGCGTCAACCCCACCGTGCACGTCGACGCCATGCTCTACTGGACCAGGTACCTGTGCGAGGTGCCGGGGTTCGTCTACACGGAGTCCGACCGGATCGACTTGCAGAGGCGGATCAGGGAGAAGTCGAACGGAAACTCGGACGACATCG GTGTAGATACAACGTCACTCCTGACCGCGGAGCCACTGATCGAGCTACCGAAAGCGCCACCACGTCTGCTCTACCTGCGCGACTACGACAGCATCGACACGATTCCTGTGTACAAAAAGCTGCCGCTCGCCGCCAGATACAAAATGGCCCTCAACGCGATCATCGCGGTCTTCTACGGCTCGTACGTCGGCCGGCTCTACCTCAACTTGAACTTCAGATTCAGCTTGCTGCTGATGAAATATTTCCCATACGTGGCGTTCTTCAGATTCGGCGTGCTGGCGTCGTACGTCAGAATATTCAGCGAGGACCCGACCGACGACGAGGAGCCCAAGCCCAATGCCGAATATTACAAGGAGCGGCCGCCGCTGCCGCTCTACAAAGAGTTATTGTCGTTGCTGTGGTGA